Proteins from one Chroococcidiopsis sp. CCMEE 29 genomic window:
- the ubiE gene encoding bifunctional demethylmenaquinone methyltransferase/2-methoxy-6-polyprenyl-1,4-benzoquinol methylase UbiE, producing MTATDIRAIFDRIAPVYDQMNDWLSLGQHRIWKQMTVKWSNASLGDTCLDLCCGSGDLALRLARQVGTTGHVYGVDFSPAQLAIAQQRSQQQYPKPPISWVEADVLDLPFADNYFDAATMGYGLRNVTDIPSSLKELHRVLKPGAKAAILDFHRPSNLALRAFQQWYFDTIVVPVAHQLGLTEEYAYISPSLDRFPTGQKQVELALQAGFATCTHYTIASGMMGVLVTTK from the coding sequence ATGACTGCGACTGACATCCGCGCCATTTTTGATCGCATTGCTCCAGTTTACGACCAGATGAACGATTGGCTTAGCTTGGGTCAGCACCGGATTTGGAAGCAAATGACAGTCAAATGGAGCAACGCCAGCCTAGGAGACACTTGTCTAGACTTGTGTTGTGGTAGTGGAGATCTAGCACTGCGGCTAGCACGTCAGGTAGGAACTACCGGTCATGTATATGGAGTAGATTTTTCTCCCGCCCAACTGGCGATCGCCCAGCAGCGCAGCCAACAGCAGTACCCCAAACCCCCAATCAGCTGGGTTGAAGCGGATGTGCTAGATTTGCCCTTTGCTGACAACTATTTTGATGCCGCTACTATGGGCTATGGGCTTCGCAATGTGACCGATATTCCTTCCAGCCTGAAGGAGTTACACCGCGTTCTCAAGCCCGGTGCTAAAGCTGCGATTTTAGATTTTCATCGTCCTAGCAATTTGGCATTGAGAGCCTTTCAGCAATGGTATTTCGATACCATCGTTGTGCCAGTCGCTCATCAGCTGGGTCTAACTGAGGAATACGCCTATATTAGCCCTAGCTTAGACCGATTTCCCACAGGACAAAAGCAGGTGGAGCTAGCCCTTCAAGCCGGGTTTGCTACCTGCACCCACTACACCATTGCCAGCGGTATGATGGGAGTATTGGTGACAACCAAGTAG
- a CDS encoding serine/threonine-protein kinase produces MITTEAAIAIGTLIGNRYLIRQVLGQGGFGRTYLAADQHCFNEFCVLKEFFPSGTGDYNMQKSRGLFEREGRILYQIDHPQIPKFLACFEDSGRLFLVQEYVKGKTYSTLLKERSQKGKTFSETEIIQWLKDLLPVLDYIHQHNIIHRDISPDNVMLLHEKNLPVLIDFGVGKQLMEQMHTTKFNGSSNSQLTSLTGNVSFVGKVGYAPREQIYMGHCSPSSDLYSLGVTAVVLLTGKAPEVLMDRYSLEWQWRNYTSVGPLLAQVLDKLLADKPKNRYQSAKDVLADFHQTTSLAATVVSPAPIGQALNLPPTVVRQTPIDPSLNPLANETKLETRQCTSLNPAFIKLCQQELTNYIGPIATFLIKEVLSQLPEASPQALVEALVAKIPDPQKAIQLRRHLL; encoded by the coding sequence ATGATAACAACAGAGGCAGCGATCGCTATAGGAACTTTGATCGGCAACCGCTATTTGATTCGGCAAGTTTTGGGTCAAGGTGGATTTGGGCGCACCTATCTAGCAGCCGATCAGCATTGCTTTAATGAGTTTTGTGTTTTAAAGGAGTTTTTCCCGAGCGGTACAGGAGACTACAACATGCAAAAGTCTCGTGGCTTGTTCGAGAGGGAAGGCAGAATTTTATACCAAATTGATCATCCTCAAATTCCTAAATTTTTAGCTTGTTTTGAAGATAGCGGGCGGTTATTCTTAGTTCAGGAATATGTCAAGGGCAAAACCTACTCAACTCTGCTGAAGGAGCGCTCTCAGAAAGGTAAAACTTTTTCTGAAACTGAGATAATTCAGTGGCTTAAGGATCTACTACCTGTTTTGGACTACATTCATCAACACAATATTATTCATCGAGATATTTCTCCAGATAATGTCATGCTGTTGCATGAGAAAAACTTGCCTGTATTAATCGATTTTGGTGTAGGCAAGCAGTTAATGGAGCAGATGCACACCACCAAATTTAACGGTTCTAGTAACTCACAGCTAACTTCCCTCACAGGTAATGTTTCATTTGTGGGAAAAGTTGGCTACGCTCCCCGCGAGCAAATTTACATGGGTCATTGCTCTCCTAGTAGTGACCTCTATTCTTTAGGTGTTACTGCCGTTGTACTTTTGACTGGTAAAGCACCTGAAGTGTTGATGGATCGATATTCTCTTGAATGGCAATGGCGTAACTATACTAGCGTTGGTCCGCTTTTAGCTCAGGTTCTGGATAAATTGCTGGCGGATAAACCCAAGAATCGCTACCAATCAGCTAAAGATGTCCTTGCCGATTTTCACCAGACTACATCGCTGGCGGCTACGGTGGTAAGTCCAGCTCCTATAGGTCAGGCTCTGAATCTACCGCCTACAGTTGTAAGGCAAACTCCTATAGATCCGAGTTTGAATCCACTAGCTAATGAAACCAAACTCGAAACTAGACAGTGCACCTCCCTTAATCCCGCTTTTATAAAACTTTGTCAGCAAGAACTAACCAATTACATTGGACCGATCGCTACTTTTCTGATTAAAGAAGTATTGTCCCAACTGCCAGAAGCATCCCCTCAAGCGCTAGTTGAAGCTTTAGTTGCAAAAATTCCCGATCCTCAAAAAGCTATTCAACTTCGGCGGCATCTACTCTAA
- a CDS encoding RuBisCO accumulation factor 1, which yields MTELPPKPPNSDDAPSPEAIETILRSLRQKQGNWVEWGKACQQLQKAGYAPQAIFEATGFEPIQQNQIIVGSQVYASLEKAGASEAVRSHYANRGSEILYELRLLTQSERATAAELILSHKLDADDAREVARAIKDFSRFRTLPAGFSEHPGDAIAYQCWKLARQNTDLQERSRLIAKGLKFAHTETARQQVEQLLVDFTVVSKRPAPSLPFYRLESEEELPRLVPVVGEMPLTAADIQAVPLVEETEPFRLVKFAGEQAWVPLPGWQVVLSAEDPVAILCNSDRLPNQANTAPGPVLVIVDRSQRKWDSNSYFVVDSSDQIEFQWFETEPDVRLLGRVIVIVRPKRIVDEEVTKDSWQIDE from the coding sequence ATGACTGAATTACCACCCAAACCTCCCAACTCTGACGATGCGCCCTCTCCAGAGGCAATCGAAACAATACTGCGATCGCTGCGGCAAAAGCAAGGCAATTGGGTGGAATGGGGAAAAGCCTGTCAACAGTTACAAAAAGCCGGTTACGCTCCCCAGGCTATTTTTGAAGCAACTGGGTTTGAGCCAATTCAGCAAAATCAGATAATTGTAGGCTCCCAGGTTTACGCTTCCTTAGAAAAGGCAGGAGCATCGGAGGCGGTGCGATCGCACTATGCCAATCGAGGGAGTGAGATTTTGTATGAGTTGCGCCTGCTGACTCAATCAGAACGGGCTACCGCCGCTGAATTAATCTTATCTCACAAGCTCGATGCTGACGACGCGCGTGAAGTTGCTAGAGCCATTAAAGACTTTTCTCGCTTCCGCACTCTACCAGCGGGCTTTTCCGAACATCCAGGTGATGCAATTGCTTATCAGTGTTGGAAACTGGCGCGACAAAACACAGACCTGCAAGAGCGTTCGCGGTTAATTGCCAAAGGGTTGAAATTTGCTCATACTGAAACTGCCCGTCAACAAGTTGAGCAACTGCTGGTTGATTTTACTGTTGTCTCTAAACGTCCAGCTCCTAGCTTGCCCTTTTATCGGTTGGAATCTGAGGAGGAATTGCCCCGCCTCGTCCCAGTAGTCGGTGAGATGCCGCTAACCGCCGCTGACATCCAAGCTGTTCCCCTAGTTGAGGAAACTGAACCGTTTCGCTTAGTGAAGTTTGCCGGAGAGCAAGCTTGGGTGCCTTTACCAGGATGGCAAGTTGTATTGAGTGCAGAGGACCCAGTAGCGATTTTGTGCAATAGCGATCGCCTTCCCAACCAGGCGAATACTGCTCCAGGACCTGTCTTAGTGATTGTAGATAGATCTCAGCGTAAATGGGATAGCAACAGCTACTTTGTTGTTGATTCCTCCGATCAAATAGAGTTCCAGTGGTTTGAAACCGAACCCGATGTGCGGCTACTTGGACGAGTTATTGTCATCGTCCGTCCAAAAAGAATTGTGGATGAAGAAGTAACCAAGGATTCCTGGCAAATTGATGAGTGA